One Fusarium poae strain DAOMC 252244 chromosome 4, whole genome shotgun sequence DNA window includes the following coding sequences:
- a CDS encoding hypothetical protein (SECRETED:SignalP(1-18)) yields the protein MRFFQTLSLSALLTLGNAAAIAKDSKVPELPKTDYDAVVIGGGPAGLSALSGLARVRRNVLLLDNGLYRNGPTRHMHDVIGFDGVQPAYYRYEARRLLSYYDTVKMENATVTDIKSQKGDYTSFSLSVDYPGQPTKKITARKVVLATGIKDLLPDTPGIAENWGKGIFWCPWCDGHEHADQPLGLIAPLNKVAGLVREMATLNSNVYAFVNGTDNKTTQALADQDLPQWREYLKLHNVTVDNRTISEVKRLKNGDTHDADPSLPSVPEFDLFSVEFTEGKPVERAAFLTSFPDEQRSDVGEKAGVTLYGGRLQANGSAGLITNVPGIYAIGDANTDNTTNVPHALFSGKRAAVFLHVQLERETQAVELAGLPKREAELQERDLWEIMNEKRGEMLYAGEFDQ from the exons ATGCGCTTCTTCCAAACTCTTTCGCTTTCAGCGCTTCTCACCCTCGGCAATGCTGCTGCCATTGCCAAAGACTCAAAAGTCCCAGAGCTACCCAAGACCGACTACGATGCCGTCGTCATTGGTGGTGGTCCCGCTGGTCTGTCTGCATTGAGTGGTCTTGCTCGTGTACGCAGAAAtgtcctccttcttgacaaTGGACTGTACCGAAATGGACCTACTCGACACATGCACGATGTTATCGGCTTTGACG GCGTTCAACCTGCATACTACCGCTATGAGGCAAGAAGATTGCTCTCCTACTACGACACTGTCAAGATGGAGAATGCCACCGTCACAGACATCAAGAGCCAAAAGGGCGACTACACTTCCTTTTCCCTCTCAGTTGACTACCCCGGTCAGCCCACCAAGAAAATCACAGCCCGCAAGGTTGTTCTCGCAACTGGTATCAAGGACCTTCTCCCTGACACACCCGGTATTGCTGAGAACTGGGGCAAGGGCATCTTTTGGTGTCCCTGGTGTGACGGTCACGAGCACGCAGACCAGCCCCTCGGTCTCATCGCACCTCTGAACAAGGTCGCCGGCCTTGTTAGAGAGATGGCCACACTCAACTCTAACGTGTACGCCTTTGTCAACGGAACCGACAACAAGACTACACAAGCCCTCGCAGACCAGGATCTTCCTCAGTGGAGGGAGTACCTGAAGCTGCACAACGTTACAGTTGACAACAGAACCATCTCAGAGGTCAAGCGTCTCAAGAACGGTGACACACACGACGCTGACCCCAGCCTTCCTTCTGTTCCCGAGTTTGATCTTTTCAGCGTTGAGTTCACAGAGGGTAAGCCCGTTGAGCGCGCCGCGTTCTTGACAAGCTTCCCTGATGAGCAACGCTCCGACGTCGGAGAGAAGGCTGGTGTTACACTCTACGGTGGACGACTTCAAGCCAACGGTAGTGCTGGTTTGATCACCAACGTCCCTGGTATCTACGCCATTGGTGATGCCAACACTGACAACACTACTAATGTTCCCCATGCCCTCTTCAGTGGTAAGAGGGCTGCTGTCTTTTTGCATG TCCAACTTGAGAGAGAGACACAGGCTGTTGAGCTCGCTGGATTGCCCAAGCGAGAGGCTGAACTCCAGGAGCGGGATCTGTGGGAGATCATGAACGAAAAGCGTGGTGAGATGCTCTACGCTGGTGAATTTGATCAATAG